Proteins from a single region of Bombus pascuorum chromosome 5, iyBomPasc1.1, whole genome shotgun sequence:
- the LOC132907207 gene encoding bifunctional methylenetetrahydrofolate dehydrogenase/cyclohydrolase, mitochondrial: MFHWKKVLGINLHGSLRQLHTSKILQKAVIINGKEIADEIQNELKATVQDWINDNRKRPKLVAIKVGNDPASKVYVERKIKAANFIGIENYVIHLKENNSQQDLIKEIDHLNKDENVDGIIVQLPLPKHMNEHEICQAIIPNKDVDGFHLENLGNLALNNSRFIPATALAVKELIIRSNIETFGKNAVVVGRSKHVGLPIALLLHADSKDEIGALDMTTTICHRHTPHTELEKFTKLADLVVVAAGIPGLITKEMIKPGACVIDVGITRIKMDNKYKLVGDVDFENVQAIAGHITPVPGGVGPMTVIMLMKNTILAAKRNYNNSKSSVL; encoded by the exons ATGTTTCACTGGAAGAAAGTCTTGGGAATTAATTTACACGGATCTTTGAGGCAGTTACATACTTCAAAAATTTT gCAAAAGGCTGTTATAATAAATGGTAAAGAAATAGCTGATGAGAttcaaaatgaattaaaagCAACTGTTCAGGATTGGATAAATGATAATAGAAAGAGACCTAAACTCGTAGCCATAAAAGTTGGAAATGATCCAGCTAGTAAAGTTTATgtagaaagaaagataaaagctGCAAACTTCATTG gaattgaaaattatgttattcatttaaaagaaaataattcgcagcaagatcttattaaagaaattgatcatttaaataaagatgaaAATGTGGATGGGATTATCGTGCAATTGCCATTACCTAAACACATGAATGAACATGAAATATGTCAAGCAATTATACCAAATAAAGATGTTGATGGTTTCCATTTAGAAAATTTGGGTAATTTAGCATTAAATAACAGTAGGTTTATTCCAGCAACTGCTTTGGctgtaaaagaattaataattaggaGCAATATTGAAACTTTTGGAAAAAATGCAGTGGTAGTGGGAAGGTCTAAACATGTTGGGTTACCAATTGCATTACTTTTACATGCCGACAGCAAAG ATGAAATAGGTGCATTAGATATGACTACAACAATATGTCATCGCCATACTCCTCATActgaattagaaaaatttacaaaattggcAGATTTGGTAGTCGTTGCAGCTGGTATTCCTGGTTTAATTACtaaagaaatgataaaacCAGGAGCATGTGTAATTGATGTAGGGATTACAAGAATAAAGATGgacaataaatacaaattagtAGGAGATGTAGATTTTGAAAATGTGCAGGCAATTGCTGGACATATAACCCCAGTACCAGGAGGTGTAGGTCCTATGACTGTAAtaatgttaatgaaaaatactattttggcagctaaaagaaattataacaaCTCAAAATCATCtgtactttaa
- the LOC132907204 gene encoding glyoxylate reductase/hydroxypyruvate reductase, translating to MSLSNFTFYTKSNQRSLLLIALKLLRRNDQKFVTSSPVKMSRPKVLITRPDIPAAGLNLLKEQCDVVLWEKPEPIPKSVLLSKIQNMDGVYCLLTDKIDEEVLNAAGPQLKVVASMSVGFDHLDLQALKKRNIKVGYTPDILTDATAELTVALLLATSRRLIEANRAIYKGEWKAWSPTWMCGSGLSGSTVGIVGLGRIGIQVARCLNSFNTAKILYTSRSIKQEASEFGGEKVEFDMLLEKSDFVIVTTALTPDTRYMFNKNTFKKMKRSAIFINISRGEVVDQSALIEALKGGIIRAAGLDVTTPEPIPLDSELLKLDNCVVLPHIGSAARETREKMSIITAKNIMAVLKGIPAEMPAPLQL from the exons atgtccTTATCTAACTTCACTTTCTACACGAAATCAAATCAAAGATCGCTACTTTTAATTGCTCTCAAACTTTTAAGACGTAACGATCAAAAATTCGTCACATCTAGTCCAGTTAAAATGAGTCGACCAAAAGTTTTGATCACCCGCCCAGACATTCCAGCTGCCGggttaaatttacttaaagaACA gtGTGATGTTGTTCTATGGGAAAAACCTGAGCCAATTCCTAAATCtgtattattatcaaaaatacaaaatatggaTGGAGTTTATTGTTTATTGACAGACAAAATAGATGAAGAAGTTTTAAATGCAGCTGGACCACAATTGAAAGTTGTGGCTTCTATGTCAGTTGGTTTTGACCACTTAGATTTGCAAGCTTTgaagaagagaaatattaaagttGGTTATACTCCTGATATTCTAACGGATGCAACAGCTGAATTGACTGTAGCATTATTACTAGCTACATCTAGAAGATTAATAGAAGCAAACAGAGCCATTTACAA ggGTGAATGGAAAGCATGGTCACCAACTTGGATGTGTGGATCAGGATTATCTGGATCAACTGTTGGAATAGTAGGATTAGGTCGTATTGGTATTCAAGTAGCAAGATGTCTTAACAGCTTTAACACTGctaaaatattgtatacaaGTAGGAGTATTAAGCAAGAAGCATCCGAATTTGGAGgagaaaaagtagaatttGATATGTTATTGGAAAAAAGtgattttgtaattgtaaCAACAGCTTTAACTCCAGATACAAGATACATGtttaacaaaaatacattcaaaaaaatgaagagatctgctatatttataaatatcagtaGAGGAGAAGTTGTTGATCAATCTGCTCTGATAGAAGCTTTAAAAGGTGGAATAATCAGAGCTGCTGGTTTAGATGTTACAACTCCTGAACCTATTCCATTAGATAGTGAACTTTTGAAGTTAGATAACTGTG TTGTACTACCTCATATTGGTAGTGCTGCTAGAGAAACGCGAGAAAAAATGTCAATAATTActgctaaaaatattatggCAGTCTTGAAAGGAATTCCAGCTGAAATGCCTGCTCCActtcaattataa
- the LOC132907227 gene encoding mitochondrial thiamine pyrophosphate carrier-like, whose protein sequence is MDTSSKGNSKNLEHAIAGGVSGFVTRFACQPFDVVKIRFQLQVEPIANHHVSKYHSLLQAFYLIFKEEGISAFWKGHVPAQLLSVIYGTSQFYSYNLLIHELYNFSLLNEWKYSTKFVAGAGAGFIATTISFPFDTLRTRLVAQSNNHVIYKGICHSCSCIIRHESPKAFFYGLLPTVLQIVPHTGLQFAFYAFFSDMYKKYYDETDISFFNSIISGSAAGLLAKTAVYPFDLSRKRLQIQGFKNGRKGFGTFFECKGLIDCLKLTIRKEGVKGLFKGLVPSQLKASMTTALHFTVYEQSLIVLKALRLYISE, encoded by the exons ATGGACACTTCATCAAAAGGTAATAGTAAGAATTTGGAACATGCTATTGCAGGAGGTGTTAGTGGTTTTGTAACACGATTTGCTTGTCAACCTTTCGATGTTGTGAAAATTAGATTTCag TTACAAGTTGAACCTATTGCTAACCATCATGTTAGTAAATATCACTCTTTACTACAAGCattttacttaatatttaaGGAAGAAGGTATTTCAGCTTTTTGGAAAGGACATGTACCTGCTCAATTATTATCAGTTATATATGGGACTAGCCAg ttttattcatataatttGCTTATACATGagctttataatttttcattactaAATGAATGGAAATATTCAACGAAGTTTGTAGCTGGTGCAGGTGCTGGTTTTATAGCTACAACTATATCATTTCCTTTCGATACATTAAGAACCAGATTAGTAGCACAATCAAATAATCATGTAATCTATAAAGGAATTTGCCATTCTTGCAG TTGTATAATACGACATGAATCTCCAAAGGCTTTTTTTTATGGATTATTACCGACTGTATTGCAAATTGTGCCACATACAGGTTTGcaatttgcattttatgcatttttcagtgatatgtataagaaatattatgatGAAACTGATATTAGTTTTTTCAATTCTATAATATCTGGTAGTGCAGCTGGTTTATTAGCTAAAACTGCAGTATATCCGTTTGATCTTAGTAGGAAAAGGTTACAGATACAAGGATTCAAAAATGGTAGAAAAGGTTTTGGTACTTTTTTTGAATGTAAAGGACTTAtagattgtttaaaattaactaTAAGAAAGGAAGGAGTAAAAGGACTGTTTAAAGGTTTAGTACCATCTCAATTGAAAGCTAGTATGACAACGGCATTGCATTTTACGGTCTATGAGCAAAGTTTAATAGTGTTAAAAGCCTTGAGATTATATATTTCGGAATAG
- the LOC132907216 gene encoding uncharacterized protein LOC132907216 produces the protein MHTFVHRLIFCAKITDYENIIQVFDNSIKKNITRHITGLLLVYSDFVIHLIESSEDGGFQLCHEVFINNSGIMTDIKCLYIQNDANKRFFKKWYFQRMNDDALKNDELEKLEDSFENICSIYEVIILNLFKLYIELWNKWKLENYENFNEYLNLIAVNGHLNIPSRRNIKFVLQSVWGYNLTSLVKDYYSLNYACNLDDYSPVSEIIQEIDYNYNK, from the exons atGCATACGTTTGTGCATAGACTTATTTTTTGTGCAAAAATTACAGATTATGAGAATATAATACAAGTATTTGATAAttcaataaagaaaaatattacacgaCATATTACAGGATTACTGCTTGTTTATTCTGATTTTGTGATTCATTTAATCGAATCTTCAGAAGATGGTGGATTTCAATTGTGTCACGaagtatttattaacaattccGGCATAATGACGGATATTAAATGTTTGTACATACAAAATGATGCAaacaaaagattttttaagAAATGGTATTTCCAGAGAATGAATGATGATGCATTAAAGAATGACGAATTAGAAAAACTTGAGGATagctttgaaaatatttgctcTATAtatgaagtaataattttaaatttgtttaaattgtatattgAATTATggaataaatggaaattagAGAATTAT gaaaattttaatgaatatttgaatttaatagCTGTAAACGGTCATTTGAACATTCCATCCaggagaaatataaaatttgtacttCAAAGTGTCTGGGGATATAACTTAACATCACTGGTAAAGGATTATTATAGTTTAAACTATGCCTGCAATTTAGACGATTATTCGCCAGTCTCCGAAATAATACAAGAaattgattataattataacaaataa